One Bacillota bacterium genomic region harbors:
- the rplS gene encoding 50S ribosomal protein L19 — MNIIDILERDQMREDIPQFKPGDTVKVHVKVVEGGRERIQVFEGVVIARKGSGIRETFTVRKVSAGIGVERTFPLHSPRVSKIEKVREGKVRRAKLYYLRQRVGKAARVKEADRT; from the coding sequence ATGAACATCATCGACATCCTGGAGCGCGACCAGATGCGCGAAGACATACCGCAATTCAAGCCGGGCGACACCGTGAAGGTGCACGTGAAAGTCGTCGAGGGCGGCAGAGAGAGAATCCAGGTCTTCGAAGGAGTGGTAATCGCCCGAAAGGGCTCCGGGATCCGCGAGACCTTCACCGTTCGCAAGGTATCTGCGGGCATAGGGGTCGAGCGGACTTTCCCGCTGCACTCGCCGCGGGTCAGCAAGATCGAGAAGGTTCGCGAGGGCAAGGTCAGGCGCGCCAAGCTCTATTATCTCAGGCAGCGTGTGGGCAAGGCCGCAAGGGTGAAAGAGGCGGACAGGACGTGA
- the trmD gene encoding tRNA (guanosine(37)-N1)-methyltransferase TrmD codes for MRIDVLTLFPGMFSGPLSESIVARARERGLVEVHIHDIRDFAQDKHRVADDYPFGGGAGMVMKPEPIFAAVEHVTGGEAGAGRVILMSPQGAVFTQEMAVRLAREPHLVVICGHYEGVDERVREALVDEEISIGDYVLTGGELPAMVVIDALTRLVPGVLEEESVAAESFTSGLLDYPQYTRPREFRGMTVPEVLVSGDHEKVRIWRRRQALARTLERRPDLLRKAGLTPEDLRLLQEIERDRATEPRRAGVEPGSGGVV; via the coding sequence TTGAGGATCGACGTGCTCACCCTGTTCCCGGGGATGTTCTCCGGGCCACTGTCCGAGAGCATCGTCGCGCGGGCGAGGGAGCGCGGGCTCGTGGAGGTCCATATCCACGACATCCGCGACTTCGCCCAGGACAAGCACAGGGTGGCGGATGATTACCCGTTTGGCGGAGGGGCGGGCATGGTGATGAAACCAGAGCCCATCTTCGCCGCAGTTGAACACGTGACGGGCGGGGAAGCGGGGGCAGGCAGGGTCATCCTGATGAGCCCTCAAGGGGCTGTCTTCACTCAGGAGATGGCGGTGCGGCTTGCCAGAGAGCCTCACCTAGTCGTCATCTGCGGGCACTACGAGGGCGTGGATGAACGGGTGAGAGAGGCCCTGGTTGACGAGGAGATCTCCATCGGGGACTATGTGTTGACTGGGGGCGAGCTACCCGCGATGGTGGTCATCGACGCCCTCACAAGGCTCGTTCCCGGGGTGCTCGAGGAGGAGTCGGTGGCGGCCGAGTCGTTCACAAGCGGGCTGCTGGACTATCCTCAGTACACCCGACCGAGGGAGTTCCGGGGCATGACCGTGCCGGAGGTCCTCGTCTCGGGGGATCATGAGAAGGTGAGGATCTGGCGGCGGAGGCAGGCTCTGGCTAGGACCCTGGAGAGGCGGCCGGACCTGCTTCGCAAGGCCGGCTTGACACCGGAGGACCTGCGGCTGCTGCAGGAGATAGAGCGCGACAGGGCCACCGAGCCGCGGAGGGCCGGTGTTGAACCGGGCTCCGGCGGTGTGGTATAA
- the rimM gene encoding ribosome maturation factor RimM (Essential for efficient processing of 16S rRNA), which yields MTSEYIAVGQVTAPQGIRGEVRALPLTDFPNRFRPPLRLRVRKGEAIAVLDVEGSRQHRGFVVIKFRGVDSVDEAEKLRGAILEVPRAEVVPLEPGRYYFYEIEGLDVVTTEGRRLGRVARVLRGVANDVYEVEVLAPRSRRGRTILVPAVREIVKSIDLERGEMTIELIPGLE from the coding sequence ATGACCAGCGAGTACATTGCCGTTGGACAGGTGACCGCGCCTCAAGGGATCCGCGGAGAGGTCAGAGCGCTGCCGTTAACCGATTTCCCCAACCGGTTCAGGCCGCCTCTTCGACTGCGCGTCCGCAAGGGCGAGGCCATCGCGGTTCTGGATGTGGAGGGCTCTCGGCAGCATCGGGGCTTCGTGGTCATAAAGTTCCGAGGCGTGGACTCCGTGGACGAGGCGGAGAAGCTGCGCGGCGCGATCCTCGAGGTCCCGAGGGCAGAAGTGGTGCCGCTCGAACCGGGACGGTACTACTTCTACGAGATAGAAGGCCTCGACGTTGTCACGACTGAAGGTCGTCGACTCGGGAGGGTGGCCCGCGTCTTGCGTGGCGTGGCCAATGATGTCTATGAGGTGGAGGTCCTCGCACCACGCTCTCGCCGAGGCAGGACCATCCTCGTGCCGGCGGTGCGTGAGATAGTGAAGAGCATCGATCTCGAGCGGGGCGAGATGACCATCGAGCTCATCCCGGGCCTGGAGTAG
- a CDS encoding KH domain-containing protein, which translates to MKGLVEFMVKSLVDNANAVRVEDVQSANEYTVYEVSCDPEEKGKLIGRSGRTAKALRTIVRSVGARQGKRVTLEIV; encoded by the coding sequence ATGAAAGGGCTCGTCGAGTTCATGGTGAAGAGCCTGGTGGACAACGCGAACGCGGTGAGGGTGGAGGACGTCCAGAGCGCCAACGAGTACACCGTGTACGAGGTGTCCTGCGATCCGGAGGAGAAGGGCAAGCTCATCGGGAGGTCCGGCAGAACGGCGAAAGCCCTGAGGACGATCGTGAGGTCCGTGGGGGCAAGGCAGGGGAAGAGGGTCACGTTGGAGATCGTGTGA
- the rpsP gene encoding 30S ribosomal protein S16: MAVRIRLARTGAKKQASYRIVVADTRYPRDGRFIEILGHYNPRTNPETLEVDVEKAGEWLKRGALPTDSVKALLARAGVPGLGAPAAGEGKAV, from the coding sequence TTGGCGGTAAGGATAAGGCTTGCCAGGACCGGGGCAAAGAAACAGGCTTCTTACAGGATCGTCGTCGCCGACACCCGGTATCCGCGGGACGGGCGGTTCATCGAGATCCTTGGGCATTACAACCCCCGGACGAACCCAGAGACGCTCGAGGTGGATGTGGAGAAAGCCGGTGAGTGGCTGAAGAGAGGCGCTCTTCCGACAGACTCGGTGAAGGCGTTGCTCGCGAGGGCCGGCGTTCCCGGGTTGGGGGCACCGGCGGCCGGTGAGGGGAAGGCCGTATGA
- the ffh gene encoding signal recognition particle protein, with product MFENLTARLQETFRRLRGKGKLSERDVDEALREVRIALLEADVNFKVVRDFIARVRGRACGQEVMASLSPGQQVIKIVNAELTALMGGQESRLQYSSKPPTVIMLVGLQGSGKTTTAAKLAHLLKRHGKHPLLVAADTKRPAAIRQLQVLGERVGVDVVATHEGDDAVRVAKQGMERAAGLGRDVVIVDTAGRLHVDDELMDELAQMKAQLNPAEVLLVVDAMTGQDAVNVARVFNERLGLSGMILTKLDGDARGGAALSARAVTGQPVKFVGVGEKMDALEPFHPDRMASRILGMGDVLSLIERAEAAYDEEQARKLAEKIKSNEFTLEDFADQLRQMKKIGPLDEILSMLPGFGRIRGAAEVKVDEGQLKRVEAIVNSMTPEERRNPTIIDGSRRKRIARGSGTRIQDVNSVLRQFEQVRDMLRQFGGAEKAARRAMRKGAFPFVK from the coding sequence GTGTTCGAAAACCTGACGGCGCGGCTCCAAGAGACGTTCCGCAGACTGCGCGGCAAGGGCAAGCTCAGCGAGCGCGACGTGGACGAGGCCCTGCGCGAGGTGCGCATAGCCCTTCTCGAGGCAGACGTGAACTTCAAGGTCGTCCGCGACTTCATTGCGCGAGTTAGGGGGCGGGCGTGCGGGCAAGAGGTGATGGCCAGCCTCAGCCCCGGACAGCAGGTCATCAAGATAGTAAATGCTGAACTGACCGCTTTGATGGGAGGGCAGGAGAGCAGGCTTCAATACAGCTCGAAGCCGCCGACTGTTATAATGCTAGTTGGCCTCCAGGGGTCAGGCAAGACCACTACGGCGGCCAAACTCGCTCACTTGCTCAAGCGACATGGCAAACACCCTCTCCTGGTGGCTGCCGACACCAAGCGCCCGGCTGCCATCCGCCAGCTGCAGGTGCTCGGAGAGAGAGTCGGGGTGGATGTGGTCGCGACGCACGAGGGAGATGACGCGGTGCGCGTGGCAAAGCAGGGAATGGAGCGCGCCGCGGGGCTCGGTCGCGATGTCGTGATAGTCGACACTGCCGGACGGCTCCACGTTGACGATGAGCTGATGGACGAACTAGCCCAAATGAAGGCCCAGTTGAACCCGGCAGAGGTTCTCCTCGTGGTCGACGCCATGACAGGTCAGGACGCAGTCAATGTGGCGCGTGTGTTCAACGAGCGGCTCGGCCTCTCTGGAATGATCCTGACCAAACTGGACGGCGACGCGCGAGGAGGCGCGGCCCTGTCGGCCCGTGCCGTCACCGGTCAGCCCGTCAAGTTCGTGGGCGTCGGGGAGAAGATGGATGCTTTGGAGCCGTTTCACCCTGACAGGATGGCCTCGCGCATCTTGGGCATGGGTGATGTCCTCAGCCTCATCGAGAGGGCGGAAGCTGCGTACGACGAGGAGCAGGCTCGCAAGCTCGCGGAGAAAATCAAGAGCAACGAGTTTACCCTCGAAGATTTCGCGGACCAACTGCGGCAGATGAAGAAGATAGGCCCTCTTGACGAGATACTGTCGATGCTGCCCGGGTTCGGCCGGATTCGCGGGGCCGCCGAGGTCAAGGTCGATGAAGGGCAGCTCAAGCGAGTTGAAGCGATAGTCAATTCAATGACACCAGAGGAGCGGAGGAACCCCACGATCATCGACGGCAGCCGCCGGAAGAGGATCGCGCGGGGGAGCGGGACGCGTATCCAGGATGTCAACAGCGTTCTTCGCCAGTTCGAGCAGGTGAGAGACATGCTTAGGCAATTCGGGGGCGCCGAGAAAGCTGCCCGTCGCGCTATGCGAAAAGGCGCATTCCCGTTTGTGAAATAG
- the ftsY gene encoding signal recognition particle-docking protein FtsY — protein sequence MSGTGSGMGRFVRKLLGKDQAVLDEVSRPPLDAPEHGGEAPRACPGEPKGVVARLRERLARTRGGLVERVEALLGRKPAVDEEFFEELEAILLQADVGVKATTRLLSGLRARIAAGRSGLGAGDLMEHLKAEILETLGAREPLAKAPSGTTVIMVVGVNGTGKTTTVGKLGYRFRKEGSKVVLGASDTFRAAAIEQLRIWGERSGADVIRHEEGGDPGAVAYDACQAAKARRADYVILDTAGRLHTRVNLMEELKKVRRVVEREIPGAPHEVLLVLDATSGQNAVAQARTFKDAVEVTGIALTKLDGTAKGGVVLAICEELDIPVKLVGIGEEPDDLRDFDPEEFTEALFAR from the coding sequence ATGAGTGGCACTGGCTCTGGAATGGGACGGTTCGTGAGAAAGCTGTTGGGCAAGGATCAGGCGGTGCTTGACGAAGTTTCGCGACCACCTCTCGACGCCCCCGAGCATGGTGGGGAGGCCCCGAGGGCTTGCCCGGGCGAACCGAAAGGCGTGGTCGCCCGGCTTAGAGAGCGTCTTGCCCGCACGAGGGGCGGTCTCGTGGAGAGGGTCGAGGCGCTCCTTGGCAGGAAACCCGCAGTTGATGAGGAGTTCTTCGAAGAGCTCGAGGCCATTCTCCTTCAAGCGGACGTCGGGGTGAAGGCCACGACGAGGCTCCTGTCCGGCTTGCGGGCGAGGATCGCCGCGGGGAGGTCGGGCCTTGGCGCAGGGGACCTCATGGAGCATCTGAAAGCCGAGATCCTTGAGACGCTTGGGGCACGGGAGCCCCTCGCGAAAGCGCCGTCAGGAACGACCGTCATCATGGTGGTCGGAGTGAACGGAACTGGGAAGACTACCACCGTGGGCAAGCTGGGCTACAGGTTCCGCAAGGAAGGGTCGAAGGTGGTGCTGGGCGCGTCCGACACTTTCAGGGCTGCCGCCATTGAGCAGCTGCGGATATGGGGTGAGAGGTCCGGAGCGGACGTCATCCGCCACGAAGAAGGCGGAGATCCAGGTGCCGTGGCTTACGATGCGTGCCAGGCGGCGAAGGCACGCCGGGCAGACTATGTGATCCTCGACACCGCGGGCCGGTTGCACACCCGCGTCAACCTCATGGAGGAGCTCAAGAAGGTGAGAAGGGTGGTGGAGAGAGAGATACCCGGCGCCCCTCACGAGGTGCTCCTCGTGCTCGACGCGACTTCCGGACAGAACGCAGTCGCCCAAGCCCGGACGTTCAAGGACGCGGTCGAGGTGACCGGTATCGCCCTCACGAAGCTGGACGGTACGGCCAAAGGTGGCGTGGTGCTGGCCATTTGCGAAGAACTGGACATCCCGGTCAAGTTGGTGGGGATCGGCGAAGAGCCCGATGACCTGCGCGATTTCGATCCCGAGGAGTTCACGGAGGCTCTCTTCGCCAGGTGA
- the smc gene encoding chromosome segregation protein SMC: MYLKRMELYGFKSFADKTELEFSPGVTAIVGPNGSGKSNLADAVRWVLGEQSARVLRGTRMEDVIFAGSGARKPLGFAEVTLVFDNSDGSLPLDFVEVAVTRRVYRSGESDFSICGIPCRLKDIQTLFMDTGAAKEGYSIIEQGKIDAILGAGSDERRAFFEEAAGIHKYKARRADAARRLATADLCATRVRDVLGELARQMEPLEAKADEARRFQECCQELANLELALALKEFDALEARRAEITRAASQIDEKLGEEGCLRESLSDEISREREALSALEDERDRLQERAAALAAEIERAEGRISLARERETVQSAQVQALVESMEKDRQVLAACARESESKSARLAEISSELEEVSHHLDSLQTEERGLADTQRLSEQALEKVKADVIEVLSATADVKNELAKMALEDSARARQEERSRRELEAALAEVREAETLAAQEAARSEELGAKVRLVSRERADAERELGAARERLKRLTAESQETRTRVRELSLQVEALRRAASAGDWYPHGARAVLVAARRGDLPGVVGAVADCIRVAPEYEQAIESALGQALSDVIVEGDVHARAAVRYLKERGLGRATFLPLDLIRPGELARAEMAALSMDGVIGRASTLVQCEERVRKAVEHLLGRTIVARDLDAAVQVARATGTRLKVVTLEGDLVLPGGAISGGSGARGKQRETPLASRQRLEELEALLGSLAGASDRAELAVAKAQDEVSRLERAVEEARVAGQKLELEIARSEAVHSRALREMERARSKARLLQEELGTGGQDDRHRGEVRERLEAKRAHLEAAAQELAEAQARLTADLQETVRRREDIGKEMTALRVRVASLTQEAAGLREQVRALDARAREIAVDVEAREAELARVERTSKSACEEIASARAALESLGREKAEVDRALDSAKEARREMVRRLAQRESRLRMCQGEVEDLQRTRASLAAEEAGLVERVNRVLDELARNYHLTVDEARARAGEVSDKEEASARARSLRLQIEALGPVDQGVIDVYEALRKRHGDLASGLDDVARARAFLAEVMERSDGESEKRFRETLGAIRAEFGRKFERLFGGGRADLVMADDDAPDPGIEIVAEPPGKKLQSLSLLSAGERALAATALVFALLEVRPSPFCVLDEVDAALDEANVGRFTDVLRNAALKSQFVVVTHRKGTMEAADALYGVTMEESGVSKLISVRMDGVDIDGRQQETA; the protein is encoded by the coding sequence TTGTACCTCAAACGGATGGAGCTTTACGGGTTCAAGTCCTTCGCAGACAAGACGGAACTCGAATTCTCGCCAGGCGTGACTGCTATAGTGGGACCCAACGGAAGCGGCAAGAGCAACCTCGCGGACGCGGTCAGGTGGGTTCTCGGGGAGCAAAGCGCGCGTGTTCTCAGGGGAACGAGGATGGAGGACGTCATCTTCGCCGGGTCGGGCGCGAGGAAGCCGCTGGGGTTCGCCGAGGTCACGCTCGTCTTCGACAACTCCGACGGCTCGCTTCCCTTGGACTTTGTGGAGGTCGCGGTGACGAGACGTGTCTACCGCTCCGGCGAGAGCGACTTCTCCATTTGCGGGATCCCGTGCCGCTTGAAAGACATTCAAACGCTGTTCATGGATACGGGTGCCGCCAAGGAAGGGTACTCTATAATCGAGCAAGGGAAGATCGATGCCATCCTTGGTGCTGGTTCGGACGAGCGCAGAGCGTTCTTCGAAGAGGCTGCGGGCATTCACAAGTACAAGGCGCGCAGGGCGGATGCGGCAAGGCGGCTCGCCACGGCCGATCTTTGCGCGACCCGCGTGAGAGACGTGTTGGGCGAGCTTGCCAGGCAGATGGAACCGCTCGAGGCTAAGGCCGACGAGGCGAGGAGATTTCAGGAGTGCTGCCAAGAGCTGGCCAACCTCGAGTTGGCTCTCGCCCTCAAGGAGTTTGACGCCCTGGAAGCGAGAAGAGCGGAGATCACTAGAGCGGCTTCTCAAATCGATGAGAAGTTGGGCGAGGAAGGTTGTCTCAGGGAGTCGCTGTCGGATGAGATCTCCCGTGAGAGGGAGGCGCTCTCAGCGCTGGAGGATGAGCGCGACAGGCTGCAAGAGCGGGCGGCTGCGCTCGCTGCGGAGATCGAGAGAGCCGAGGGGAGGATCTCCCTGGCCCGCGAGCGGGAGACGGTACAGTCGGCGCAAGTTCAGGCTCTTGTAGAGAGCATGGAGAAGGATAGGCAGGTCCTGGCGGCGTGCGCCCGTGAGAGCGAGTCGAAGTCGGCTAGGCTTGCCGAGATATCATCGGAGCTCGAGGAGGTCTCTCACCACCTCGACTCCCTACAGACGGAGGAACGCGGCCTGGCCGATACGCAGAGGCTTTCGGAACAGGCGTTGGAGAAGGTAAAGGCGGATGTCATAGAAGTGCTCTCGGCCACTGCGGACGTGAAGAACGAGCTTGCCAAGATGGCTTTGGAGGACTCTGCCCGGGCAAGGCAAGAGGAGCGGTCGAGGAGAGAGCTCGAAGCGGCGCTCGCCGAGGTCCGAGAGGCTGAGACGCTGGCCGCCCAGGAGGCTGCGAGGTCGGAGGAGCTTGGCGCCAAGGTTCGGCTCGTCTCTCGCGAGAGGGCAGATGCCGAGCGCGAGCTCGGCGCGGCTCGGGAGAGGCTCAAGCGTCTCACGGCTGAGAGCCAGGAGACCCGGACGCGCGTCCGGGAGCTGTCCCTTCAGGTGGAAGCATTGAGGAGAGCGGCATCCGCGGGCGATTGGTATCCGCACGGTGCCCGAGCTGTGCTCGTTGCGGCGCGGCGAGGCGATCTACCGGGCGTAGTCGGGGCCGTCGCGGACTGCATAAGGGTGGCGCCCGAGTACGAGCAGGCAATCGAGTCTGCCCTCGGACAAGCCCTTTCCGACGTCATCGTGGAAGGAGACGTCCATGCCAGAGCCGCTGTGCGGTACCTAAAGGAAAGAGGGCTCGGGAGAGCCACCTTCCTGCCCCTTGACCTCATAAGGCCGGGGGAGCTGGCGAGAGCGGAAATGGCTGCGCTCTCGATGGATGGGGTCATCGGGAGAGCATCGACCCTTGTGCAGTGCGAGGAACGAGTGAGAAAGGCCGTGGAGCATCTCCTCGGGCGGACCATCGTCGCGCGGGATCTTGACGCTGCGGTGCAGGTGGCGCGCGCCACGGGCACACGGCTGAAAGTGGTGACCCTTGAGGGCGACCTCGTGTTGCCGGGAGGGGCGATCTCGGGGGGCAGTGGTGCGCGCGGAAAGCAGCGTGAGACGCCGCTCGCGTCAAGGCAGCGTCTCGAGGAGCTTGAGGCGCTGCTGGGATCGCTTGCGGGGGCAAGTGACCGAGCGGAGCTGGCCGTTGCCAAGGCGCAGGACGAGGTCTCGCGTCTCGAGAGGGCGGTCGAAGAGGCGAGAGTCGCAGGGCAGAAGCTCGAGCTGGAGATCGCGAGGTCCGAGGCCGTGCACTCCCGGGCGCTCCGGGAAATGGAAAGAGCTCGTTCGAAGGCGAGGCTGCTGCAGGAGGAGCTCGGGACGGGCGGCCAGGATGACCGCCACAGAGGAGAAGTTCGGGAGCGGCTTGAAGCGAAACGCGCGCACCTCGAGGCTGCCGCTCAGGAACTGGCGGAGGCGCAAGCCAGGCTCACAGCGGACCTTCAGGAGACAGTGAGAAGACGCGAGGACATCGGCAAGGAAATGACGGCCTTGCGAGTGAGAGTGGCTTCCCTGACCCAGGAAGCAGCGGGGCTTCGCGAGCAGGTGAGGGCGCTGGACGCACGGGCGAGGGAAATCGCGGTTGACGTTGAAGCGAGGGAGGCAGAGCTGGCTCGTGTGGAGAGAACGTCCAAGTCCGCTTGCGAGGAGATAGCGTCCGCGCGCGCGGCGCTTGAGTCACTCGGTCGTGAGAAAGCCGAGGTCGACAGGGCTCTTGATTCGGCGAAGGAGGCGAGGCGGGAGATGGTCCGGCGTCTCGCCCAGAGGGAGTCGAGACTTCGGATGTGTCAAGGGGAAGTCGAAGATCTCCAAAGGACGAGAGCGTCGCTTGCCGCCGAAGAAGCCGGGCTTGTCGAGAGGGTGAATAGAGTCTTGGACGAACTCGCACGCAATTACCACTTGACTGTGGACGAGGCGAGGGCGCGAGCGGGCGAAGTGTCCGACAAGGAGGAGGCGTCGGCGCGGGCGAGGTCGCTCCGGCTGCAGATCGAAGCGCTTGGACCGGTCGATCAGGGCGTCATCGATGTGTACGAGGCGCTCAGGAAACGCCACGGAGACCTGGCTTCCGGGCTCGACGATGTCGCGCGGGCGAGGGCGTTCCTCGCGGAAGTCATGGAGCGCTCGGACGGCGAGAGCGAGAAGCGGTTCCGAGAAACGCTCGGGGCCATTCGGGCTGAGTTCGGGAGGAAGTTTGAACGCCTCTTCGGCGGGGGTAGAGCGGATCTCGTGATGGCAGACGATGACGCGCCCGACCCGGGAATAGAGATAGTCGCCGAGCCGCCTGGCAAGAAGTTGCAGAGCCTGAGCCTTCTCTCAGCCGGGGAGCGGGCGCTTGCGGCCACTGCGCTCGTGTTCGCCTTGCTCGAGGTGCGACCGAGTCCGTTCTGCGTGCTCGACGAGGTAGATGCCGCTCTCGACGAAGCCAACGTGGGAAGGTTTACCGATGTCTTGAGGAATGCGGCTCTGAAGAGCCAGTTCGTGGTCGTGACACACAGGAAGGGCACGATGGAGGCGGCGGATGCCCTCTATGGCGTGACGATGGAGGAGTCCGGCGTGTCGAAGCTCATCTCCGTGAGGATGGACGGCGTTGATATCGACGGCAGGCAACAGGAAACCGCGTGA
- a CDS encoding sigma-70 family RNA polymerase sigma factor, protein MSDTNQELDMELLMRSRSGQEGARDELIRKYVPMVRHIVRTTAPSLPVSEFEDLIQDGLVGLLDAIRQYDPGKPGVKFSSFAYLCIIRKIYNSLRRHTSSKQKALNQAISLYSYVDKEETRMVLDLLAGDYVDPEAVVENEWASARVEQVLRSHLSMLEYAVTALLLRGYTTGEIGRAMGLDPKSVDNARTRVKAKLRRLLHRYGSLVHPEIPSKARRRRDLCMEVHVGCMSGRQASLFPG, encoded by the coding sequence ATGTCCGACACCAACCAGGAGCTCGACATGGAGTTGTTGATGCGGTCGAGGTCAGGGCAGGAGGGGGCGCGGGACGAACTCATAAGGAAATACGTCCCCATGGTCAGGCACATCGTGCGGACCACGGCCCCGAGTCTGCCCGTGTCGGAGTTCGAGGATTTGATTCAGGACGGGCTGGTGGGCTTGCTGGATGCCATTCGCCAGTACGACCCGGGCAAACCAGGAGTGAAGTTCAGCTCCTTCGCGTACCTCTGTATCATCAGGAAGATATACAACAGCCTTCGGCGTCACACCAGCAGCAAGCAGAAAGCCCTCAACCAGGCCATATCGCTGTACTCGTACGTGGACAAGGAGGAGACCAGGATGGTGCTGGACCTCCTCGCCGGCGACTACGTGGATCCCGAGGCAGTTGTCGAAAACGAGTGGGCGAGCGCCCGTGTGGAACAGGTGCTGCGGAGTCATCTCTCGATGCTCGAGTACGCCGTTACCGCGCTCCTGCTCCGCGGGTACACGACTGGGGAGATCGGGAGGGCCATGGGACTCGATCCCAAGTCTGTGGACAACGCTCGCACTCGCGTGAAGGCCAAGCTCCGGCGGCTGTTGCACAGGTACGGATCTCTCGTTCACCCGGAGATTCCCTCAAAGGCCCGCAGAAGGCGAGACCTCTGCATGGAGGTCCACGTGGGATGCATGTCAGGGCGCCAGGCATCGCTCTTCCCTGGATGA
- a CDS encoding stage V sporulation protein S: MEVLKVSAQSKPKSVAGALAAVLRERGSAEVQAVGAGAVNQAVKAIAITRGFVAPNGIDLVTIPAFAEIQIDGEERTAIKFIVEPR, encoded by the coding sequence GTGGAGGTACTTAAGGTATCAGCGCAATCAAAGCCCAAGTCGGTGGCAGGCGCCCTTGCCGCGGTGCTCCGAGAAAGGGGATCCGCGGAAGTCCAGGCGGTCGGGGCGGGAGCTGTCAACCAGGCTGTCAAGGCAATCGCCATCACGCGAGGATTTGTTGCGCCTAATGGGATCGACCTCGTGACCATCCCTGCTTTCGCCGAGATCCAGATCGATGGGGAGGAGAGGACCGCGATAAAGTTCATAGTCGAGCCTAGGTGA
- the rnc gene encoding ribonuclease III gives MDEGRADYARTRHLTAAARDGMEIPGLTRLQEIIGVRFNDPNLLLQAVTHSSFEGGGPLAGNERLEFLGDAVLKLVTAWHLYVTCPEAPEGELSTILGRAVSEKALAEAAGRLGIADFLRVGRSLEASGGRRLPSVLADAFESILGAVFLDQGLEAAKRLAVRELRPGPRPDAGADAEETRNYKAILQEFFQKREKSIPEYEVVREAGPDHDKTFTVVARLAGSSVGFGSGKSKKAAEQAAAADALARLGLLPGAGGARVEG, from the coding sequence ATGGATGAAGGTCGAGCGGACTACGCCAGAACGAGGCACTTGACCGCGGCTGCGAGGGACGGCATGGAAATCCCCGGGCTCACGAGGCTTCAGGAGATCATCGGTGTTCGCTTCAACGATCCGAACTTGCTGCTGCAGGCCGTGACCCACAGCTCGTTCGAGGGTGGCGGCCCCCTCGCGGGAAACGAGCGCCTGGAGTTCCTCGGTGATGCCGTGCTCAAGCTGGTGACTGCCTGGCATCTTTACGTTACGTGCCCGGAGGCTCCAGAGGGCGAACTCTCGACGATTCTGGGCCGGGCCGTGAGCGAGAAAGCGCTCGCTGAGGCGGCGGGCCGGCTCGGAATAGCGGACTTCCTGCGGGTCGGCCGAAGCCTTGAGGCCTCCGGTGGGCGGCGCCTGCCTTCGGTGCTGGCTGACGCGTTCGAGTCCATCTTGGGCGCGGTCTTTCTCGACCAGGGCTTGGAGGCCGCAAAGCGGCTCGCGGTGAGGGAACTTCGTCCCGGCCCTCGACCGGACGCAGGCGCGGACGCCGAGGAGACGAGAAATTACAAGGCCATCCTGCAGGAGTTCTTTCAGAAAAGGGAGAAATCTATCCCGGAATACGAGGTCGTGCGCGAGGCGGGCCCGGACCATGACAAAACGTTCACGGTCGTGGCAAGGCTCGCGGGCAGCTCGGTGGGGTTCGGAAGCGGCAAGTCGAAAAAAGCCGCGGAACAAGCCGCAGCGGCCGACGCCCTCGCTAGACTGGGTCTCCTGCCTGGTGCTGGGGGCGCCCGCGTTGAGGGTTGA